tggtcaacggtatgatcttcaagattgatgggcttttcttccagttggtgacttgatctttaaggatttgattcaagggtggtgaaacggcacatgcagcccacaacgcctagcaagtcgacccaagaatttgagggtcaaaacgagtccaccgtccagagtgattgcaccctgatgatatgagatacttttgattttgacgaagtagcggatgaatcagcacgtgcttggttgcacttgtctccacatgcttcaaggtatcattttcatttcctttatctgttcctcaggcagatgtggcatcttctcgagttcctcatctcagactccttctgctgagttgactgtgcaggctgcattcttctctgcttgtttcttctgcacgttgtctccacatgctgcaaggtatcattttcacttgccttatccgttcttcaggcagatgtggcagcttctttggaagtacagcagtaGTGGGAGACAAGTACTCGAGAGCATTGCTAAGTAGGCAATCaaggaagggttccaagcagtcggttccttacccaaatttgagtggaggttccggcatattgttttctttatccttgtctttgtaggtaagaacaaggacaaaggaaatgacaaggagaacgcatgatatgagatactcttgctttctaccctggtgatataagatacttttgctttggagtcattggcttgcagaggtactccaaggaataaggaacactgaatgaccCGAGAGGCTTCGGTGAGAAGGAATTCTCAGAGACGAAGAAAGGTTCtatatgtctgccttgctatagaagacgaaggtagacaattataggaagttctttgatacctgtagaggtactattctttcactcgtgtcggcaaccgaTGCTTGATTGATctatatggcttcacgtgctttcttctttatcagaaatcttcgacaaattgtccgtaatttccgccaagctgagtgtgcatgtgataggtgttgacgaggctgaaaaagactggcgcctcttcgatatctgggattggcgcttcgacaaattgcccgtgatttctgcaaagctgagtttgcgtgtgacgggtgctgacgaggctgaaaaagactggcgcctcttcgatatctgggattggcgctttaacaaattgcccgtgatttccgcaaagctgagtttgcgtgtgacgggtgctaacgcgtctggaaaagcaagatgcttctctgatttctgagcttgcctcttcgatttttgaatcggcattttcgaactctgagctcacctcttcgatctctgaaatcccgtcgagtgccgatttttttttattttattttatttttattttattttattttatatagaggcacgcagttcgtttcaaagcacacttgaattttcgcttgtagaaactcccttcttgcacttctaaggtcttgatttgtccgacctcttctttcttcaacacctttgaaaatgtctggaccctccgaccgtcgttttgatttgaactttgatGAAGATgtagtcccgccttctccagataacatatggcgcccatccttcatatcccctactggtcctcttaccgttggggattcggtgatgaagaatgatatgaccgctgcggtggtggcctagaaccttgtcacccccaaagataacagactactttccaggcggtctgatgagttggctgttaaggagtctctggctcttggtgtgcagtgtgcgggttctgtgtccaacatggcccaacgcctatttgctcgaacccgtcaagttgaatcgttggcggctgaagtgatgagtctcaaacaggagattagagggctcaagcatgagaataaacagttgcacaagctcgcacacaactatgccacaaacatgaagaggaaaattgaccagatacaggaatctgatggtcagattttatttgatcatcggaggtttgtgggtttgttccaacaacatttgccttcgtcttctagggctgtaccgcgtagtgaagctccgaatgatcaacctttggctcctcttcttcctggagttccgccgagtggtgaggcttcaaacagtcaacctccagcgcctctcatttctggagctctgccgagtggtgaggcggcacctgatcgtccttgaagatcccctcttgtaaatttgatttgatttgatttttattattttttttttaaggtatgtataatgcaaatttatgcaaaatttccagaaaaataaataaaatggactttatttctctcaatgcaaaattttttttttttgctatatatatatattatgtacacacacatatatatatatatctatatatattatttctttttcttttggcgcTGTACaaccatccctttttttttcttttgtttttttttttttctctttttttcttttgtcacatggtgccagacgcaccaaagatcaattttatttttttattattttttattttttatttattatatatatattttattattattattattatatatatatatatattgccttTAAttatggtgccagatgcaccaccaccctttcctttttttttttttttttttttttttgtataaatttgggtGATGGGTAGAGGAACTTCTGCAGGGAGCGAAGCAAGGAGGAACTTAGAGCTGGAGATTGAGGAAGagcttctcggccggctagtcgtttgacagcggtctttgaagttgcTGGCAGTtgcgaggcaagagacggaggaggaTGCAAGAGAAGAGCGGTGCAGCCTTGACGTCGGAGATTTTGTCGTCGCTGTTGCTGCTTGGAACTGATGGGCAGAAGGGGAGAGCTGCAGAGATGGTGATGAAGAGTCCTGCTCGCGACTACCGCAGCTGTTGTGACGATGGTTGCCGGTCATGGCAGAGCTGGAGTTGTAGGCAGCGGCGCAGTGGTGAGGAGAACAGAGGAGGACGTCGCCAAACCTCACGAGGACCTAGTCGTCGCTGCTGCGGTCACGAGGACCCAACCGTCGCTGCTGCGGTAGTCGCCGACGATTCGATCTTCCATTCATAGCCTCAACTCCATCACGGAGGAGGACGTCACCGCCGCCAACGAAAACCATCAAGTGTTCATAGCCTTAACACTTGTTCCTTCGCTGCAACTTTAGGCTTCGCCGGAGCTGCTGCTACTTCTTCTCATCTCCTTTGAGAGTCTGACCAAAGCTAGAAGCAGCTGCGGAAGGTTTTGACTAAATGGAGCTCCTTTTGCGGCAGACAATGATGGGTGCAGTACACTTTTGCTTATCAAGCAAGGAATCTGATCTTTCAAGCTGCTCAGGGCGTTTGGGTTGCTGACTTGTGGCGGGTGCAGGAGGTTGAGATTGTCTTCCTTGAAGGAGATGATTATGGCGATGAGCTTggcaaagaggaaggagaaaATGAGGCCGAGGATTATCGATTGGAGGAGCTGCTGCTACTCTCCGCCCATTGTTTCTTCCCTGCCAATTTTGATTCGAGATCAGCAACGGAGCCAACGTCTGGGGCTTTTCCAGGTGGGTCGACAGCTTCTCCGACGCCGACGATCTCGGATCGCATGTGTAGTTCAGCTTATCTTTGACTGAGCTATCGTTGAAGGAGATGAGGTCGGCGCGCTTATGGCATCGAGTAAGGCAGCGGGTAAGTCGTGATTGGTAATGTGGAAGGCGCCCCAGTCTCTGCAGGTTTGTCCGATTGAGGCCTGAACTGAGTCGCAGCGGGTCGGGTCAAATCTGAATAGGTCGATGATGGGAATGTTGGTTGAAGTTCATGCACAGAGATCGATGGTTCAGAGCTTAAAATTGGCCTTTTAAAAGGTTCTCGCAACCAAAACTTGGTATACAAAGGCGCCCTGTTAAATTCAGCCTTTTTAAGATGCACATCACCAATGGATCTAGAAACCTGTATCAAGCCCTTCACACGCCATATGTTATGCTTTAAAACTACAATACGTGAGTCATCAGGGTGCAAAGAATGCATTTCCTGTCGGACAGATTCTATGGCCACATTGTGCTCTGATGacaactgcatggcacaaagctcctggtctgcacgagcataaaaggcaacaccaatgctccttgttcgcacgagcctaaactgcacgaaccaaagctcctcgcctgcacgagcctaaattgcatggcacaacgctcctggtctgcacaagcataaaaggcaacaccaacgctccttgtctgcacgagttgaaactgcaaacgacaccaacactccttgcctgcatgagttaaaactgcaaacggcaccaaaagaaaatacaaaaaatatctatgtatttgaactacgttatgacttgatctctttttttGGAAGAGTACGTAAGCAACTTGAAacctcaaaacttcaagtacagtcacatcaaaacttcaagcaatccgggagaggcgttcctcacaattttcatagcaaggagctttgACCGCGTGTTTGAAGAAGTTTTCGGGCAAgaagtcgcgcatcgtgatggggatggatggtCTATGtgttgaaatttcatcatcttcaacacgttcacgttgctttgaaggttgacaagagctgctttgccccctttccgattggcggacttgtggatgagacatatgcttcttgtgcaatttcttaggagtgacttgagtccatccttcaattttgcttgtcttggaggatgcccccagcggttgaggtgaaaacttcgagtcgaaagagccagaagtgatggtggtatagtttgtgttcaccacatcgtcaagatctagctcgatgattcctttctgagccagcttcatgatgagatctttcagcacgaaacatttttctgtcggatgactgatgaagcggtggaatttacagtaccctGAACTGtcagtgcgattcatctcttctggccgtctgcactcaggcaagccgatcaccttcttttccagcaagtcctctaacatggcaaccacatctgagtcggggaatggataagttttctcctcaagctccttcaaagtgtgtctacgcatctcttgatcacgaaagccttcggcttgaatcgccttgcctcgtgtagggattttgacgggagctgtgttgaccgtcattgcttccttggtgggtttccacgtagccttctccacctttggcccaagaactttgtcgtttttgtagtcggcgatcggttcattcttcccatgatgggcgatgctcaactccatgtcatgggtgcgagtggccaattcctcgaaagtccgtggtttaatgccttgaaggatgtattgtaaaccccattgcatgccttggatgcacatctcgattgaagaggtttccgagagcctgtctttacagtcgaggcttagagtgcgccatctgttgatgtagtcaatgactggctcgtccttccactgctttgtgctcgttagatctagcatgctcacagtgcggcaggtgctgtagaagcggttgaggaattcccgttctaattgctcccagctgttgatggactcaggctctaggtccgtgtaccactcaaaggcatttcctttcagcgagcgcacaaactgcttggcgaggtagtctccctccatccccgcgttgttgcaagtttcaacgaagtgggcaacgtgctgtttcgggtttccctttccatcaaattgcatgaactttggtggttgataacccctcggcatccttaaggcgtcgatcttctttgaatacgactttgagtacaacccggaggtatgtgagctcccttcgtactgtgacttgatggtgttggtgatcatctcctgcagttgctggatagaaagagatcccatgagtgccgctgcttggtctggcttcggcttcgcatcgtttttctccacctgaggctcctcttcttcgtcatctcctctttagtggatcattctctgggtcgggtttatcgccgtcctgcgcctctAGTCGATTAacgagtgctgcaatttgcaagtctttttcttccacagttcgggttagccttgcgatcgcttcattcatttgtgccagttgttcttcgatggaggtaacgccgatggtcatgacttgtgcaaccaataaacgtgactttcctttagacatccaggatgctgacgaAGAATGTTGTTGGCTGTTTTGGGgtgtcatcttgtgtgcctcagcagcatgcttcggtgccctcagcgaggtcaggttgatgacagacttacacctttgatgctccccttgctcttttagcggcaccaactttgaagtggcatgttgaggagcggttgtggcgctAATGGATTGTCCATTTGCGGCAGAAGTGCTCAGGATCCATCCCTCAGTGGTtgcgagaacggcttgtcccttacttgatgccattgactttgaggtgtgtttggattccttgaacggagaaagagatgagaggtagagattgtcccactgggcgtgccaatttgtgaacacggaaaattcctgaaacgaaagagacaagaaacgacgtgcacaaacaaaatatttgtatttgatgatttcgggttacaatctctcttaaatttgatcctctgattcgatctccgtaaggtgtgtttttgtggatgtgtgattgatccaaagggccgttgggcttgatctaaggatgaacgttcttcaagggccgtggactttatcttgaaggtggatttgagcggatcttcaaaggggcttttgggcttgatctttgaagaacagtgatgaacggatcttcaagggcttttgggcttgatcttgaagaacggttggatgtgtggatttgtcgacgtttttgatccaaagggccgttggggcttgatcttggatgaacagatgatgaacgatggtgctttcttcaagggccgtcggggcttgatcttgaattggtggatggttgatccaagggccgttggggcttgatcttggaagaacgatgaacaaagaacgaagaacactttcttcaagggccgtcggggcttgatcttgaattggtggatgattgttgatccaaagggccgttggggcttgatcttggaagaacgatgaacgaagaacactttcttcaagggccgtcggggcttgatcttggaagaacgatgaacgaagaacgaagaaggctttcttgattcttcgggaacctggatgcttgagagcttcggagtttcagagcttcagagcttcaaggtgtaatatgaattggtcccctaaaatgaatgaaatgggcttgtatttatagaattttccaaggcctaattttgaatataatatcccagatgaaataagtcgtttctgccaagtgttgacacgtgtcctgtttgatgacttttccaacttatttcgattttttgtttagacacacgttacgtgtaaaatttatgtaatacatgagcgttgacactttgatttatcagtcaacatttatttaccgaaatttcgatgtctacagttatataaactaaattttatgaattaaataacataaaaattggtgatttaattattacttaaaatttgattaacgtgtttatttcttattgataatgcattatttaatttacaaagttagtctataaatttagtctacCTAGCATTATACTATATCTAATATTAGGCTAATGCCAAAGAAACTAAATGTGTatgttaaattttgtaaactaaatgatataagagttgatcattgaattattaattaagtgttggttaacatgtttatttcttattgatgacacataatttagtttataaatttagtcttcTTACCTTAATATTACTATCACATTCCAAACTCTTTTTAGGGTAATactagagagattaaatttgtaaacaaaactttataaactaaatgacatggaagttaATGATTAGaatattacttaagcgttgataagcATGTTCATTTATATTAAtatcacatcatttaatttacaaatttagttttctaTTACTCCTTttaatgttttctttttccattttttctttttttattcaccTTTTACCATCAACTACTTGGTtcctttttttcctataaattctATCCCCAAACCCCTCAAAGTCCTCCTCTCTTTCCCCTTTTTCCTTGATCTTCCTCTCCTTCTGATTTTCTTAATCCTGCAACGCATTTCATCCATCTGGGTTTTCATCTCTCTGAGTTTTTCTCCCATTTGCTATTAAATTTGGGATTTTGGGTTCAAAATCCACAAAACCCATCTCCAAAAATACCAAATTCTCTGAAAGTTTCAAACTTTATGCTTCCCGGGAGCTTCTGAGATTGTTTCAGAAATACCCAAATTGTTGGTTCTTTTTAGAAGCTTTTATCTTAAATGCTGAACATTTTGGTCTTGATGTTTGAGATTGATGACTCCAGTTCTGAGTGAAACCCTTCTCTCCGAGTGCATGATAAATTCCACATACAGGCGCAGGACCCATTTAGTTCAATCCTTCTCTGTCGTCTTCCTTTACTGGCTTTATTACGTTTCATGATTTCACCTCCCATCAAACCCTACAATAATTATAGTAATTATAACTAATATTTCTACTTGTTTCTGTACTTTTTgagtttattttgtttttgggtccTGCAATAATCTCTCTCTCAGTTAATTTCTGTGAAAATCTGCCGAGTTTTTTCTGTGGTTTTTATCAATGGCTCCGTCCAGTGGGACATCTTCAGGCTCCTCCTCCATGAGTCATCAAAACTCAGGCTCTGAGGAAGACTTGATGGCTCTGATGGaccagaggaagaggaagagaatggTTTCGAACCGCGAATCGGCTAGGCGGTCTAGGTTGAGGAAGCAGAAGCACTTGGATGATCTGACGGGCCAGATCAACCAACTGAAGAAGGAGAACCATCAGATCATCTCCAGCCTCAACATCACAAGCCAGCATTACATGAACATGGAGGCAGAGAACTCTGTTCTCAGAGCCCAAGCTGATGAGCTCAGCAGCAGATTGCAGTCCCTCAATGAGATTGCCAGTTTCTTGAATGCAAACAATGGTGGGCTCTATGCAGCTGCTGCAGATTCAAGCTGCTTCAATGAGCCTAATAGCAGTTTCTTCGACCCCTTGAATCTGTCAAATCTTAATCAGCCTATTATGGCCTCTGCAGATATGTTTCACTACTGATCGTGGTCGCGGTCGTGTTCGTGTTCAGGTTTATTCATTTATATTTGTGTCGTGTTCATGACGACTTACTGATACGATGCGTATGAGCTTCTTTGGATATTGGATCGATTGATAAAAACTAGAGAGAGAGGTGTGTAGTTTTATTTTACTAAGGAATAAATTTATGTGTTAAATGTAAAACAAAAGAGCCATGGTGTTGGCGTTGGTCTGTGAATGAGGGTTTTCctatttctttttattataaTATTCACTAAGTTCTCTTCAATTTGTCTTTCTCTCGCATGTATGTGTAGGAAATTTGTGCAACCCAATGGCATCACCTCTTTGTGTTTGACACAAACTCGTACTAAGGGTTTAGTCAAATTAAGTACGAGCTTGAGTTAAATTACTAGAGTAACGTATTTCGTCCGTAGTCAGCATTTTAAgtttaaattgttttattaaaatttagataaatttagtatagaaaattgttattagtatttcgaaaatcttattttgatctccaaactttctataattagaaagaaaaatacacttgtgaagagtgtaaatcaagatttttggagtgctaataacagttctcttagggtgcgtttgttgcaccggactatctcggactgcaCTAGCTTAAGGGATTCAGTTGGACTGGCTTGGCATGGACTAAGCAGGACAAGAATAGTGAAACGTTTGATACAGTGTTGGACTAAGTCATGAACTAAATTATTTttagaatctaaatatttttttactactttttaattattttattacttttgatTCAAATATTTTCACCGGCTCAATCTAGAGAGTTCCATAAACGGCATGATCTCCAGATTTCCCCAAAAAAATCCCAGACCactgattttcttttttttttttttttttgtccatcaATGCCTGCAACAAATTCAAGctttttcgttttgtttcttcttcctctgcaacCAAAAATTGCCAAGGATGCTTGCTTTCCTTGGATCTTGATAGCCAATCTCCCAGCTTTCCTaccaaccaaacaaaattaaactcCAGAAACTAGGAGGAATTGAATCAAGGAAATCAAAAAATTAACCTCCAGAAGCTAGGAGGAATTGAATCAAGGAGTGCTAGAGTGAGATATTCCTGGAAGGTGAATCGAGGACGGGACTGCTAGAGCGGGACTGACAACGGAGAAAGTGGGATTTTCCTCGTTCGAAATTCTGGGTTCGAggcgagagggagagagtggtgTTGGGCTAACGGTGTGTCTCGCTGAAGTTGGGAGTGGTGGTGTGATGGTGGTGTGATGGTGGTTGTCGGTGCTCAAGAAAACAGAGAGCAGATAATGGATGAAAGGAGACGAGGACAGACCAGACAAAGGGCTTAGCAGTCCCATGCTCTGGGGGGGCTCTCACTAAGACCTCCTAGCGAGGAAGATAGTCGGAGCGAATCCCCTTTAATCACTTTAACTTTAGTCTGTGCACGCAATAAACACATGATTTCACTAATAGCTAATCCAATCTAGTCTAATGAAAGTTAGTGAGGCCAAACAAACACACACTTAgagtatatatattattattttaagaagaaaaagaagtggaCGGAGAGATTAAATATTGACTTATGaatttcaaacatttttaaaaTGTCTTGATGCAATTATACatggaagcttttttttttttttttatatcaataATGCACAATTCTGCCTACGCATCTTCAAgactttttttctaattttttgctAAATTAGCTAATAAATAGTGTCAATAGCCAGAAAACTTAACTCAACTCCAATAACACTCTATTTTAAGATaacattaatatttaattacttTTTCAAGAGAGCTATAAGAGGAGAGAAAGAATTGAACAGTTGGAGAGTTTTAGTTTTTTCTaattgttcaattttaaattctctctcctcctttatAAGTTTATGGAGTGACTATTCACTTTGTTAGTTTGAAGATTCATTTAAAGAGTCTCTTGGAGCAAGATTTGTTGGCTTTTTGCTAAAATAGTTAACAATGTTGTTTTATAGTCTTTTTAGGGCAACTCAAACACAGCCTTCACAAATATAACTTttcaaatataagtttgtaacttaCGTGACAAATTGAAGAGTAAAATTTGTTACTTCACAATCTTGTTTTCCAACAGACTTTATAAGTTTTAATATTGTATTATATACTATCTAAATAAGAAACAAGTTGTCCCACATATTCtgttatattgaattaattaatggTGCGGGGGTAAGGGAGTTTGGATGAGGAGGGTATGGATAGGTGGCATGGGATTTTGCAGGGATTTTTAAAAGAGCGGGAGGAGTGGGGAATTTTTCATGTGAGTCTAGTTTAATGGCGGAGGCAGAAGCAGTGTGGGCGGCATTGTTGGCTTGTGTTGATATGGAATTTGATGTGGTTCAGATTGAATCAGATTCTAAGTGTCTTGTGGATATGATTAATGACAAGGTTCAACCAAATGTTGTAACTGAAGCTCTTTTTCTTTATATTCAATATGTGAAGCAGCAATTGGGGTCagtgtattttatttttgctccttgtatttgtaatatgaaGTAGCCTCTTTTGCCTTACGAGAGGGGGCCTTTATGTCTGAGACTGTTTTGGGTTAGAATGGTTGTTTaatactttgagttttaatgtaAACCTTTCAATTCGaatataatgaaattattaccttcgaaaaaaaaaaattaatggtaATTGTGAGAAAGGAAATTCTATGTTGCTCTACATATTTCTTTAAAATGTGAATTTAGCAATTCTCTTGGAGATGCTTCTGTGCTTTTATCTCTAAGGTTAGCAAATTGGAACCAACTGTTGGATGGGAAGTTTGAAAAGTAGACATTTTCTTTAACACAATCAAGATTGGAAGTTTGAAAAGTAGACATTTTCTTTAACAAAATCAAGATATTTATCCTTCCTTTTTCCTTTCAAAATTTAGAAATATTGTCACTTGAATAATGCTCGAACCGGCTTCAGGTAATTAAAATTCTTAAAGTCTCACGTGGGCTAAAAGTCtaacaaatttcaaattttggcaTTCCCTTATTGGATAGGGTGGTTATTAATCTATAGTTTTTCTTACATAATCCACTTTAGACAAGGTGAAATCAAGAAAAATTAGCACCCCCCCTCGCGGAGATTCTCAAAGATAAGATCAGTATCAAAATTaccaatcatattcatatgtgaAAGTTTCCAACCATCTTAGGCAAGAGATGGTGATTGATCTTTCTTGATCACGAATCTAGATCTCCTTCTCTTTTGCAGAACTTGTTATATGGAGCTTTCATagccaaccttttttttttcttttttctgagtTGTACCTGCATAGTTTTCATTggtgaaaaatatattttgccTTGTGAGGGGTGTAAAGTTTAATGGGTTAGGAAAGAACTCTTTGTTGTGCACTTGATTCCATTGCAGCTTTTGGACCACAAAGGTACTTAAATTAGAgttttgcattttaattttgatattaatttattacacACTGagttaaaataaaggaaaattcTACTCTGCTCTAGTGTATGACATACACCGAATGAATAAAGAGTTAAATGTTTAGCCAAGAGTCTAATAACCAATGATCCAATGACCAAGAATTTCAGTATATAATTTACACCAGTGCATCCTAGAAAAAAGTACCACAACTAATGCTTTTCTCCTCATGGAAGCTCAATTATAGGTCAAGTACTTCATATTATGATAACCCATACATGTCCTATGATGTGAGTCTCTCCATATTCTCTTTTCTAGGACTTTTTTGCAATGTAA
This genomic interval from Malus domestica chromosome 05, GDT2T_hap1 contains the following:
- the LOC103413206 gene encoding bZIP transcription factor 11-like gives rise to the protein MAPSSGTSSGSSSMSHQNSGSEEDLMALMDQRKRKRMVSNRESARRSRLRKQKHLDDLTGQINQLKKENHQIISSLNITSQHYMNMEAENSVLRAQADELSSRLQSLNEIASFLNANNGGLYAAAADSSCFNEPNSSFFDPLNLSNLNQPIMASADMFHY